A portion of the Marinobacter alexandrii genome contains these proteins:
- the mutL gene encoding DNA mismatch repair endonuclease MutL, with product MSDVIHLLPDSIANQIAAGEVVQRPASVVKEMLENSVDAGATSIKLIVKDAGKALIQVVDNGCGMSGTDARMSFERHATSKIRTSDDLFKIRTLGFRGEAMASIAAVAQVELKTRQESDELGTQLIIESSEIKSQEPIAFNTGSSISVKNLFYNVPARRNFLKSNPVELRHISDEFQRISLANPEISFSMIQNDLETYKLEAGKLSKRIVQLFGKNYQQQLVPCSEETDLVKISGYIGKPENAKKTRGEQFFFINNRFIKNSYLNHAVVRAYEGLLKEDYFPFYVLFIEIDPVHVDINVHPTKTEVKFDDDRMLYGVINSAIRQALASFNVTPSLDFSADVSFEHLNIQRENQTFTTKKDRDYGSFKSIENSQERLEKLNELYASASQEEIATIEEAEKERVIQTTFTSSMNQSSEIEEKKPTYHLHGRYLLRQVKSGMVVLDKVSALERILFEQYQRSMKTGSGVSQSCMFPQQVVLNPSDFALTMELKEEINRLGFEFEQMGESMIVIQGIPSELAPCNEKEVFEGLIEQFKFNAEKLDLPRNESLARALAKRTAGDRCNKLKEEEMDHLMDRLFACTQPNYTPDGNPTYVLVSLEQINEWFKKS from the coding sequence ATGAGTGATGTCATTCACTTATTACCGGATAGTATTGCTAACCAAATTGCAGCTGGGGAGGTTGTGCAAAGACCCGCTTCTGTTGTAAAAGAGATGCTGGAAAATAGTGTAGATGCTGGTGCTACATCTATCAAACTAATTGTAAAAGATGCTGGAAAAGCTCTTATTCAAGTAGTAGATAATGGCTGTGGAATGAGTGGAACTGACGCACGAATGAGCTTTGAAAGACATGCAACTTCCAAAATTCGCACTTCGGATGATTTATTTAAAATCAGAACATTGGGATTTCGAGGCGAAGCAATGGCATCCATCGCGGCGGTAGCTCAGGTTGAACTTAAAACCAGACAGGAGAGTGATGAACTTGGAACACAATTGATCATAGAATCATCTGAGATAAAGAGTCAAGAACCAATTGCTTTCAACACAGGTAGTTCTATTAGTGTGAAAAATCTTTTTTACAATGTTCCTGCCAGAAGAAATTTCTTGAAATCAAACCCAGTGGAACTGCGGCATATTAGTGATGAGTTTCAACGTATCTCACTCGCCAACCCAGAAATTTCTTTCTCAATGATTCAGAATGATCTTGAGACTTACAAATTAGAAGCAGGAAAACTGAGTAAACGAATCGTCCAGTTATTCGGAAAAAATTATCAGCAGCAATTGGTTCCCTGTAGTGAAGAAACTGATTTAGTGAAAATTTCAGGCTACATAGGAAAACCTGAAAATGCTAAAAAGACCAGAGGCGAGCAGTTTTTCTTTATTAATAACCGGTTCATTAAGAACAGCTACTTGAACCATGCGGTGGTAAGGGCTTATGAAGGGTTATTGAAGGAAGACTATTTTCCCTTCTATGTTTTGTTCATTGAAATTGATCCTGTTCATGTGGATATCAATGTACATCCTACCAAAACAGAGGTGAAATTTGATGACGATCGAATGCTGTATGGAGTGATCAACTCTGCCATCCGGCAAGCCCTTGCATCATTCAACGTGACACCTTCGCTCGATTTTTCAGCTGATGTAAGCTTTGAACATTTAAATATCCAGCGAGAGAATCAGACTTTCACAACTAAGAAAGATCGAGATTATGGTTCCTTCAAGTCAATTGAAAATAGCCAAGAGCGACTTGAGAAGCTCAATGAACTTTATGCATCTGCCTCTCAAGAAGAAATCGCAACGATAGAAGAAGCAGAAAAGGAGCGTGTGATTCAGACAACTTTCACTAGTTCTATGAATCAATCTTCTGAGATTGAAGAAAAAAAACCAACATATCATCTTCACGGACGTTATTTGCTTCGTCAGGTTAAGAGTGGGATGGTAGTATTGGATAAGGTGTCTGCTTTGGAGCGAATCCTTTTTGAGCAATATCAGCGATCAATGAAGACAGGTTCGGGAGTATCGCAATCTTGCATGTTTCCCCAGCAAGTTGTGCTAAATCCTTCTGACTTTGCACTTACGATGGAGTTGAAAGAGGAGATTAATCGGTTAGGTTTCGAGTTTGAACAAATGGGCGAAAGCATGATTGTCATTCAAGGAATTCCGTCTGAGTTAGCCCCATGCAACGAAAAAGAAGTATTTGAGGGATTGATCGAGCAGTTTAAGTTTAATGCTGAGAAATTGGATTTACCTAGAAATGAAAGTTTGGCGAGAGCACTAGCCAAAAGAACAGCAGGGGATCGATGTAATAAGTTGAAAGAAGAAGAGATGGATCATTTAATGGATCGACTCTTTGCATGTACCCAACCAAATTATACACCTGATGGCAATCCTACGTATGTTTTGGTTAGTTTAGAGCAGATAAATGAGTGGTTTAAGAAAAGTTAG
- a CDS encoding rhomboid family intramembrane serine protease: MFRRLTPVAKNILIINVAILLLSSLLKLPLSEWFGLRVIYSSEFAPYQFLTYMWLHGGMWHLFGNMIAVLVFAPMLETVWGSKRFLIFYLVCGIGAGILYGAADAIEKLPLKNAAEAYMSDPSPEAFERFILDNKSFINVARGGELLDLYYDDPSYAGQTVAAVRSIYEGVVTNGNMVGASGAVFGILFAFAFLFPNTELFLLFPPIPIKAKYLVFFYAMYELYAEFNRTPGDNVAHLAHLSGMLIAFLLLKFWKNDTKKFY; the protein is encoded by the coding sequence GTGTTTAGAAGACTTACCCCAGTAGCAAAGAATATCTTAATTATCAATGTAGCAATACTACTGCTATCATCATTATTGAAGTTACCATTATCTGAATGGTTCGGATTAAGAGTGATTTATTCATCCGAATTTGCTCCATACCAATTCCTTACTTACATGTGGTTACATGGAGGAATGTGGCATTTATTTGGGAACATGATAGCTGTATTGGTTTTCGCTCCTATGCTGGAAACGGTATGGGGATCTAAGCGATTTCTTATTTTCTATTTGGTTTGTGGAATAGGGGCCGGCATTCTTTATGGAGCTGCTGACGCTATTGAAAAATTACCTTTAAAAAATGCAGCTGAAGCCTACATGTCTGACCCAAGCCCTGAAGCTTTTGAAAGGTTTATCCTTGACAACAAATCCTTTATTAATGTGGCTAGAGGTGGAGAATTGCTAGACTTGTATTACGATGATCCATCATACGCAGGACAAACAGTAGCTGCAGTAAGAAGTATTTATGAGGGTGTTGTTACCAATGGAAACATGGTTGGTGCTTCAGGAGCAGTGTTTGGGATTCTGTTTGCTTTTGCTTTTTTATTCCCTAATACAGAACTCTTCCTACTTTTCCCCCCTATACCAATAAAAGCAAAATATCTGGTGTTCTTCTATGCGATGTATGAACTCTATGCTGAATTTAATAGAACACCTGGAGATAACGTTGCTCACCTTGCACATCTCAGCGGAATGCTAATCGCTTTTCTGTTGTTGAAGTTTTGGAAAAACGACACCAAGAAATTTTATTAG